The Gemmatimonadota bacterium genome segment ACGCTGGGCGCTGGCGCTGGCCGACGGGTTCTGGCAGTGGTCGTTCCGCGAGGGCGCGGGTCGGGTCACGTACCAGCGCCTGTGGGCGGCCGTCGCCGGCTGGCTGGTGCAGGAGCGGCCGCTGGCCGAGGGGGGTGCCCTGCGCCCGACGCGGCGAGTGGCAGCGCGGGGGGAGCAGTTGCGCTGGGTGGCCGCCGGCCTGGCTGCGGACTCGCTGGCTGTGAGGATCCGCACGGAAAAGGGCGAGGCCGTGCTGGACACCACCGTGGTGGCGGTCCGCGGCGACACGGCAGCCACCCGCGTGCTGCCGCCCGGGCATTACCGCTACGAAGTGCGCGCACTTCGCGGCGGCCGCGAGGCGGCCCGGTCGGCCGGGCCACTCACCGTCGAGAGCTATTCGCCCGAGTTCGCGCGGCCCGCGGCTCGGCTCGAGCAGCTCGCCCGCGGCACGGCCGCCGCCGCCCGGGGTGTGGACGCGTGCGGCGCCGGCGGCCGGCCGCTCCATGCGACCGCCTGGCCGTACCTGCTGCTCGTGCTCCTGGTGACCACCGAGTGGGTGCTCCGCCGCCGCTGGGGGCTGCGCTAATGCTTCGCTCCGCATGACACGCAAACTACTCTTCAGGCGAGCGGAGGAGCGAGATGGCCAAGGTAGAGCGTGTGCTGGCGCGCAAGATCCCCGGAGCACCCCACGAGACGCTGCTGGTGCTGGATGCGACCGTGGGGCAGAACGCCGTCATGCAGGTCCGCACCTTCGCCGCCTCGCTCTCGCTCTCCGGACTGGTGCTGGCCAAGCTGGACAGCACCGCCAGGGGTGGAATCGTCCTGGCGCTCAAGTCGGAGTTCGATATCCCCGTCAAGCTGGTGGGCACGGGCGAAGGCATGGCTGACCTCGAGCAGTTTGACATCCCGCGATTTGCCCGGGAGGTGCTGGAGGCGTAGGGTTGGATGGGTTTTCAGGCACGGGTCAGGCACGGGTACGGGCACGCGTACGCGTGCGCCTACGCATACGCATATACGCATACGGCTACGGGATCTGATACGGGATCGGGATCGGGATCGGTACGGGATCTGGTACGGGATCTGGTACGGGATCGGATCGGGATGGGGATCGGCTAGCCCCGGAGCATTCTAGATGTCCTCTGCACTGGACCGGCCGGCGCAGTACCTGAAGGGCGTGGGCCCGAAGCGGGCGGAGGCGCTGTCGCGGCTGGGCGTGGAGACGGCGCGCGACCTGTTGTACCACCTGCCGCGCCGCTACGAGGACGCGAGCACCGTCGCGCGCATCGGCTCGCTGGAAGTGGGAATGGACGCCACGGTAGCGGGCGAGGTGGTGAGCAAGGGTGTGATCCCGACGCGGTCGGGTCTGCGGATCTTCCAGGCAGTAGTGCGGGACGAGAGCGGGCTGATCGAGTGCGCGTGGCCGGGGCAGCCCTTTCTGGACCGTACCATTCAGAAGGGCGATCTGCTGCTGGTGACCGGCCCTGTGCGCTTCTTCCACGGCCGTCAGCTCCAGCCGCGGGAGTACGTGGTGCTGGGGCGCGCGGACGAGGACGAGGGCGTGAGCGGCAAGGTGCTGCCCATCTACCCGGCCACGGAAGGGCTCTCCTATCGCGTGATCCGCGGCATCCTGGACGCGAACCTGACCGTGCTGCTGCGACAGGTGGAGCGGGAGGAGGTATTCGCGCCGGCCCAGCTCGGGGCCGCCGGCCTCCCGGCCTTGAAGGAGGCGCTCGAGCTGCTGCACCGCCCCTCGTCGCTGGCAGACGCGGAGCGGGGCCGGCGCCGGGTGGCGTACGAGGAGCTGTTCTTCGTGCAGCTCCTGCATGCGCGGGCGCAGCACCGGATGACGGCGGCGGTGCCAGGGATCGAGTTCCGGCGCACGGACGAGCTGATTGCAGCGCTCTACCGGCGGCTCCCCTTCCAGCTCACGGCTGCGCAGACGCGCGTGCTGCAGGAGATCATGGCGGACATGACTTCACCGCTTCGCATGAACCGGCTGCTGCAGGGCGACGTTGGCTCGGGGAAAACGGTCGTCGCCCTGTTTGCCGCACTGCTGGCGGCGGAGTCCGGCTACCAGAGCGCGGTCATGGCGCCCACCGAGCTGCTCGCGGAGCAGCATGCCCGCACACTGCGCGAGCTGCTGGGAGAGCTGCCCGTGGGCATGGCCCTGCTGACCGGGCGGGTGGGCGGCGCCGAGCGGCGGGATGTGCTCGAACGGGTCGCTTCCGGCGCGGCGGCGATCGTGGTAGGCACGCATGCGCTCATCCAGGAGGGAGTCAGCTTTCACCGCCTGGGGCTGGTGGTGATCGACGAGCAACACCGCTTCGGCGTGCGGCAGCGCATGGCGCTGGCGGCGCGGGGCGAGACGCCGGACGTGCTGGTCATGTCGGCCACGCCGATCCCACGGTCTCTGGCCCTCACGCTCTACGGCGACCTCGAGCTCAGCGTGCTGGACGAGATGCCGGCGGGCCGCCGCCGGGTGGAGACGGCGCTCCGGCCGGAGAGCACGCGGGCGCGCGTGTACGACTTCGTGCGGCGCGAGGTCGCACGCGGGCGCCAGGCGTACATCATCTACCCACTGGTCGAGGAGTCCGAGAAGCTGGAACTGCGCGCGGCGACGGAGGAATACGAGCGCCTCGCGGCGCAGGTTTTCCCCGACCTGCGCCTCGGCCTGCTGCACGGCCAGGTGTCGCCCGAGGAGCGGGAGGCGACGATGCGTGCCTTCCTTGCCGGTGAGCTGGACATCCTGGTCTCGACCACCGTGGTCGAGGTGGGGATTGATGTGCCCAACGCTA includes the following:
- the recG gene encoding ATP-dependent DNA helicase RecG: MSSALDRPAQYLKGVGPKRAEALSRLGVETARDLLYHLPRRYEDASTVARIGSLEVGMDATVAGEVVSKGVIPTRSGLRIFQAVVRDESGLIECAWPGQPFLDRTIQKGDLLLVTGPVRFFHGRQLQPREYVVLGRADEDEGVSGKVLPIYPATEGLSYRVIRGILDANLTVLLRQVEREEVFAPAQLGAAGLPALKEALELLHRPSSLADAERGRRRVAYEELFFVQLLHARAQHRMTAAVPGIEFRRTDELIAALYRRLPFQLTAAQTRVLQEIMADMTSPLRMNRLLQGDVGSGKTVVALFAALLAAESGYQSAVMAPTELLAEQHARTLRELLGELPVGMALLTGRVGGAERRDVLERVASGAAAIVVGTHALIQEGVSFHRLGLVVIDEQHRFGVRQRMALAARGETPDVLVMSATPIPRSLALTLYGDLELSVLDEMPAGRRRVETALRPESTRARVYDFVRREVARGRQAYIIYPLVEESEKLELRAATEEYERLAAQVFPDLRLGLLHGQVSPEEREATMRAFLAGELDILVSTTVVEVGIDVPNATVMLIEHAERFGLSQLHQLRGRVGRGAAASTCILLAPAGGEARERLRVFLETDDGFEIARADLRLRGMGDFFGARQHGLPEFRFFDPEKDYELLLRARQHAQAVIARDPELQRPEHERLRAVLAARFGERERMYEVG